A region of the Nocardia nova SH22a genome:
AGCGCGATCCGCACGCCCAGCGCCTCGAGCACATCCGCGCCGCCACTCTTCGACGACGCCGCCCGATTGCCGTGTTTGACGACCGGAACCCCGGCCGCCGACACCACCACCGACGACATGGTGGAGATGTTGACCGTGCCGGACCGGTCGCCGCCGGTGCCGACGATGTCGACGGCGCCGACCTCGAGCGAGACCCGCCGGGCATGGCCGAGCATGCCCTGTGCCAGGCCGGACAGTTCGGTCGCGGTGGGGCCCTTCATCTTGATCGCGACACCGAAGGCGGCGATCTGGGCCGAGGTCGCGTTGTCGGAGAAGATCTCGTCGATCGCCCACGCGGCCTCCTCCGCGGTCAGATCGACCCCGTCGGTCAGGGCGCCGAGAATCCCGGGCCAGCTGCGCGCGCTCATCACATCTCCCGTGTCGCGATCGTGGCGTCCGCGCACTCGTCGCGGAACGCGGGCCACCGGCATCCGCCGCGGCCCGGCTAGCAGCCTAATCGGAGCGCGCCGATTCTTTCCTCCCGGCGTGCGCGCCTACTTCCCGGTGTTGCCGGACCCGCTCGGCTGGAGCGCATCCCAGCCGAGCGCCGTGCCCTCGTGGCGCTGCGCGAGCCCGGCCATCCGGGAGCGCTCCTGCGAACAGTGCAGTGCGTCGAGGACCTGGACCCGCTGCAATATCAACTCGATATGACCGGCCGCGGCCGGATGGATCATCGCCACCGCCGGGTCGGGCCGCGCGGGCAACTCGGCGGGGGAGTAGCCCTCCTGGGCGGCGATCGCGACCACGGCGTCCCGCGCGGCGGCCGGAACGCGCAGATGATGACGCAGCAACGCCGTCTCCGCCGCCCGCCAGTCCGTGGCCCGGGCGAGGGCGTTCGAACAGGCCTCGGCATCGTCGAAACTCGCCACGACCACCACCAGATCCGTTCGCGCCGGATCCAATTCCGCCGCCGGAGCACGCCCCGACAGCCGCCGCCACACCGATCGAATTCCCATTCCACCTGCCTTCTTCCGTACCCGGGCGCACTATCGCACAGCCGGGAAAACCCGAGGTAGTCGTGGCTGTTCCACGCTCGACCTGCACATTCGGCGGACACGCCGAAACCGGTGCCAGACCCGCACGCGCGCTGATGATTCCGGGCCCGACACCCCGAATTCGCACCCGGGTATGCCTGTCGTACTACGACGAGTCATACTTACCGGCGTGACGACCGCAGTAGGGACCCCAGGATCGGCCATTACTCAGCGTGTGCATTCGCTGAACCGGCCCAACATGGTCAGCGTCGGAACCATCATCTGGCTGTCGAGCGAGCTGATGTTCTTCGCCGGCCTCTTCGCCATGTACTTCGTCGCTCGTGCCCAGGCCCATGGCAACTGGCCGCCGGAACCGACCGAGCTGAACCTCAAGCTCGCCGTGCCGGTCACGGCCGTGCTGATCGCCTCCTCGTTCACCTGCCAGATGGGCGTGTTCTCCGCCGAGCGCGGTGACGTCTTCGGCCTGCGGCGCTGGTACGTACTGACCTTCTTCATGGGTCTGTTCTTCGTGATCGGCCAGGGCACCGAGTACCACGCGCTGTACTCGGAGGGCACCCGGATCGACAGCAGCATCTACGGCTCGGTGTTCTTCATCACCACCGGCTTCCACGGTCTGCACGTCATCGGTGGTCTCATCGCGTTCATCTTCCTGCTGATCCGCACGAAGGTCAGTAAGTTCACCCCGGCTCAGGCCACCGCCGCGATCGTCGTCTCCTACTACTGGCACTTCGTCGACATCGTGTGGATCGGGCTGTTCGCCACGATCTACTTCGTCCGCTAGCCGGGCGGCGGTCGTCGCCCGCGACGGCCGGTGACAACACAAAACTTGCACAAGTCGGTTCCGTCTACTTCAAAGGGACACAGATGAGTTCATCTCCCCCGTCAGCGCCAGACCCCACCAGCCCCGGGGTCGGCGGCGCTGAGAACAACCAGGCCATCAAGACCCGCAAGCAGCGCCGGATGCGCCGCAAGTTCGCCGGCGGTCTGGTTCTTCTGATGGGCCTCGTCGGAGCCGGCTTCGCGGCCTCGGCGCTCACCCCGCACGCGCAGGTCGCCACCGCCGATCAGGATCAGTCGGCACTCATTCGCGAGGGTAAGCAGATCTACGAGACCTCGTGTATCACCTGTCACGGCGCCAACCTGCAGGGTGTGCAGGACCGCGGCCCGAGCCTCATCGGCGTCGGCGAGGCCGCCGTCTACTTCCAGGTTTCCACCGGCCGCATGCCGGCCGCGGGCAACGGCGCGCAGATCCAGCGCAAGCCCCCGAAGTTCGACGCCCGCCAGACCGACGCGCTGGGCGCCTACGTCGCGGCCAACGGCGGTGGTCCCACCGTGGTCCGCGATCCCGACGGCAAGATCGCGCAGGAGTCGCTGACCGAGGGCGCCGACCTGGGACGTGGTGGCGAGTTGTTCCGCCTCAACTGCGCGTCCTGCCACAACTTCACCGGTAAGGGCGGCGCGCTGTCCTCCGGTAAGTTCGCGCCGCCGCTGACCGAGGCCACCGAGCAGCAGATCTACACCGCGATGCTCACCGGCCCGCAGAACATGCCGAAATTCTCCGACCGGCAGCTGTCCCCGGAGGAGAAGCGTGACATCGTGGCCTATGTGAAGGACCGCACCGAGAGCAAGCCGGAGGCCGGGTACGGCCTGGGCGGCTTCGGTCCGGCGACCGAGGGCCTGGCCCTGTGGGTCATCGGCATCGTGGCTCTGGTCGGTTCGGCGATGTGGATCGGTTCCCGATCATGAGTAACAGCGAACAGGAGCGAAACGAGATGAGCCGGCCTGAGGATGGCGGCGGTACCGCAGAGGTGAACCTCGAGCCCACCGAGGAGCAGCTCGACGCGATGTCGACCGATGAACTGGTCGAACTCGGCACCGCGCGCGACGGCGTGAAGGTCGTCTACCGCGCTCCGCGCTGGCCGGTTCCGGGCACCCGCGCGGAGAAGCGGGCCGAGCGGCAGGTCGCGCTGTGGTTCCTCATCTCCGCACTGGCCGGTCTGGCGCTGATCGTCGTGTTCATCGCCTGGCCCTGGGAGTACAAGGGCCGCCACCAGGACGGCAACGGCCTGTACTCGCTGGCCACGCCGCTCTACGGCCTGCTGCTGGGTGTCGCCGTGCTGGCCATCGGTGTCGCCGCGGTACTCATCCGCAAGAAGTTCGTCCCGAACGAGATCTCCATCCAGACCCGCCACGACGGTCCCTCCGACGAGGTGGACCGCCGCACCCTCGGTGCGCAGCTGTCGGACGCGCTGGAGACCTCGACGCTGGGCCGTCGCAAGATGATCACGCGGACCGCGGGGCTGGGCGCGGGCGTGCTGGGCATCGGCGCGCTGTTCGTGTTCGTCGGCGGCATGATCAAGAACCCGTGGGCCAAGGGCATGAAGTCCCCGCTGTGGGTCTCCGGCTGGACCCCGGACTACCCGGGCCAGACGGTGTTCCTGCGCAAGGACACCGGCCGCCCCGAGGACATCGTGCTGGTGCGCCCGGAGGATCTGGACGCCGGCGGCATGGAGACCGTGTTCCCGTGGAAGGAAGAGTGGCGCGGCAACGAGGAGGAGACCCTCCAGTCGCTGCGCGGCATCCGCAACGCGGTCATGTTGATTCGCCTGCGCACCGCGGACGCGGAGAAGGCGATCAAGCGCAGGGGCCAGGAGAGCTTCAACTTCGGCGACTACTTCGCCTACTCGAAGATCTGCACCCACCTGGGCTGCCCGACCTCGCTGTTCGAGCAGCAGACCAACCGCATCCTGTGCCCGTGCCATCAGTCGCAGTTCTCGGCGACCGAGTGGGGTAAGCCGGTCTTCGGTCCCGCCGCCCGCGCCCTGCCGCAGCTGCCCATCACCGTCAATTCCGAGGGCTTCCTGGTCGCCAACGGCGACTTCATCGAGCCGCTCGGTCCGGCCTTCTGGGAGCGTCGTTCATGAGTCCCTCAAAAGTGGTCGCTCAGGCCAACGAGATGGACGAGCGGTATCGCGCCGCTGCGTTCGTGAAGCGGTCGATCAACAAGGTCTTCCCGACCCACTGGTCGTTCCTGCTGGGTGAGATCGCGCTGTACGCGTTCATCATCCTGCTGCTGTCGGGTGTGTACCTGACCCTGTTCTTCGATCCGTCGATGGTCGAGGTCGTGTACCACGGCTCCTACCAGCCGCTGCGTGGTGTGACCATGTCGCGCGCCTACGAGTCGGCGCTGAACATCTCCTTCGAGGTGCGCGGCGGCCTGTTCGTGCGTCAGGTGCACCACTGGGCGGCGCTGATCTTCGCGGCGTCGATCATCATCCACCTGTTCCGCATCTTCTTCACCGGCGCGTTCCGCAAGCCGCGTGAGGCGAACTGGGTGATCGGCTCGCTGCTGCTGATCCTGGCGATGTTCGAGGGCTTCTTCGGCTACTCGCTGCCCGACGACCTGCTGTCCGGTACCGGTCTGCGTGCCGCCTTCGGTGGTATCACCATGGGTATCCCGCTGGTCGGCACCTGGATGCACTGGCTGATCTTCGGCGGTGACTTCCCGGGCACGATCATCATCCCGCGCCTGTACGTGGCGCACATCCTGCTGTTCCCGGGCATCATGCTGGCGCTGATCGCGGCGCACGTGGCGATCGTCTGGTACCAGAAGCACACGCAGTTCCCCGGCCCCGGCCGGACCGAGAACAATGTCGTGGGCGCCCGCATCGTGCCGGTGTTCGCCGCCGACCAGGGTGCGTTCTTCATGTTCACCCTCGGCATCGTCGCCGTCATGGGCGGTGTGCTGCAGATCAACCCGATCTGGAACCTGGGTCCCTACAACCCGTCACAGGTCTCGGCCGGTTCGCAGCCCGACTTCTACATGATGTGGACCGACGGTCTGGCCCGTCTGATGCCGCCGTGGGAGCTGTATCTGGGCCGCTACACGGTGCCCGCCCCGTTCTGGGTGGCGCTGCTGATGGGCCTGGTGTTCACGGTGCTGATCGCCTACCCGTGGATCGAGAAGCGGCTCACCGGAGACACGGTGCGCCACAACATCGTTCAGCGTCCGCGCGATGTGCCGGTGCGTACCGCGATCGGCGCGATGGCCATCGCCTTCTATGCCGTGGCGACCTTGGCCTGTGTCAACGACATCATCGCGCTGAAGTTCGATGTGTCGCTGAACGCGACCACCTGGTTCTTCCGCATCGCACTGCTGCTGGCCCCGCCGATCGCCTACTTCCTGGCGTACCGGCTGTGTCTGGGTCTGCAGCGCAGCGACCGCGCGGTGCTCGAGCACGGCATCGAGACCGGTGTGATCAAGCGCCTGCCGCACGGTGAGTACATCGAGGTCCACCAGCCGCTGGGTCCGGTCGACGATCACGGCCACCCGGTGCCGCTCGAGTACCAGGGCGCGCCGGTGCCGAAGAAGATGAACAAGCTGGGTTCGGCGGGCAAGCCGGGTTCGGGTTCGTTCCTGCGGGCCGATCCGCCCGCCGAGGCGGACGCGCTCCTCGAGGCCGAGCACGAGGCCGAGCACAAGCAGCTGGAGGTCCTGGCATCCCACCAGGAGGAGATCGTCAGCGGCGGCGGTAAGCACAGCCACTGATCAGCGCACGATCGAGGCCCCGGGTCGAGTACATCGGCTCGGGGCCTTCGTCGTGCCGGGGTGCGGGCGGATCTCCCGGTGTTCCGGGAGCGGCGGCTGCGGCGGGGCCGCGCTCGCGCAATAGACTCGCGCCCATGATTACCGCGATCGTTCTGATCCATGCCGAGGCCGCCCGCATCCCGGAGACCGCGCAGGCACTGGCCGATCTCGAGGGCGTCACCGAGGTGTACTCGTGCGCCGGTGACGTCGATCTGATCGCGGTGGTGCGGGTGCGCGACCACGAGCAGATCGCGGAGGTGGTGACCGGGCGGGTGAACAAGACCCCCGGCGTGCTGCGCACGACGACCCACATCGCGTTCAAGTCGTACTCCAGCGCCGATGTCGAGGCGGGCTTCTCGATCGGCGAATGAAGCTGGGATCCACGACCTGCGGATGATGTGTGGCGGCCGCGCGGGCGGTGGGCTGCTCCTCGGCACTCGACGCGAGGTACGCGGGCGGATGAACGAGCGGGTGTGCCATCGCGGTGACTATCCGTGGGGCCTCGTTCGGCCGGGTGACGGCGCTGTCGCGGTGGATTGCGGCATCCGGGCGCGCGGGCATGGTCGCGGAATGGCCCGCCGCGCAGCCGAGCGGTTCGGGTGCCGGTTCAGGCGCTGGTCCGCGACAAGTATTCGCCCGCGACGGATTCGGCCTGCGCCGCGTTCTCGGCGCGTTCGGCCCAGGACAACCAGGGGCCCGCGCCCAAGCGGGGTTCACGGTAGCCGTCGGTGGTTCGCACGATGCGGGTGCCCGGCTGGTCCAGCCAGCGGGCGATGACAGCTGTCTCCTCGGGTGGGGCGCCGCGCAGCGGGGGATGGTCGGGGGAGTCGAATTCGTCGGTGCCGGTGGGTAATCGGGGCTGATCGGTGGCGAGCCGGGCCGGGCGGACGGTCTCGGCGGCGGCGACCAGCCCGTCGACCACCGGCATGGGGGCGACACCGCGTACGGCGGTACCGGCGGCCGCCAGGCGCCCGTATCGGACGACCGCGAAATCCCAGCCGCCGCTGCCGTCCGGTCGCGCGGCGATCAGTTCGGCGATGCGGGCCAGTGCGGTGAGCCGCTGGGTGCGGTGCAGTGCCCGCACCACGACGCAGGTCCGGTCGCGCAACCGCGCGGCGGCCTCGAAATGCTCTGCGCGGACATATTCGTCGATGCGGTCGGTGATCGCCCGCAGCGGTGCGTCGTCACGACCGGTGAACAGATCCCGCACTCGTGCCGGTGCGGCCGCGTAGTCGGCCGCCGGGGCCCGCTCGCCGAAGACGGTCGCGGGACATCCGCCGACCGCCGCGGGCGGGCACTGGGCGCCGTGCACCCCGCCGCGCGGGATCCGCGTCGTGCAGGTGCGTAGTCCGCTGTATTCCGCGACGGTCGCCCCCACCTCGGCCGCGGCGGCCCGGGAACCGAAGGGGCCCAGGGCATATGCGGTGGGGGTGCGGCCGACCGCGAAGCGGGGGAAGGGTTCGTCGGTCAGCGTCAGCCACCAGGCGCGCTGGGGGAATTTGGACCGCCGGTTGTAGGGCGGCGTGTGGGCCACCAGCAGCCGCAGCTCGCGAACACCGGCCTCGAGCCCGTGCGCGCACCGCACGTGATCGACCCGGGTGGCGAGCGTGACCATCTCGCGCATGCGGGTGCGGGTCTCGGAACCGGTGAAGTAGTTGCGCACCCGGCGGCGCAGATTCACCGCGGTCCCGATGTAGAGGACCTCGTCGGACGGCCCGCGGAACAGGTACACCCCCGGCGCCGCCGGAAGATCGGCGGCCAGTACCCGTTTGGCCCGCCGACGCCGCGTGACCTCCGGCAGATAGTCGACCAGTTCCGGCAGCGTCTGCACCCCCAGATTCCCGACCCGTTCGAACAGCGCGTGCAGCACGTCGACGGTCGCGCGCGCATCGTCGAGGGCGCGGTGGGTGGGCCGGGTGGAGGCGCCGAGCAGTTGCGCCAGCGCCGACAGCCGCACCGTCGGCGCCTCGTCCCGATCGAGGATGCGGCGCGCGAGCTGCACCGTGCACAGGACCGGGAAATCCGGCCATTCGGCATCGCACTGGAGCGCGGCGGCCTTCAGGAAGGACATGTCGAAGCGGGCATTGTGCGCGACGAGCACCGTGCCGGAAGCGAATTCGAGGAATCCCGGTAGCACCGCCTCGATCCGGGGAGCCCGCAGCACCATCGCGGTCGTGATGCCCGTGATCTGCACGATCTGCGGCGGGATGGCCCGGCCGGGATCGACGAGTGTGGCGAATTCACCGAGGATTTCGCCGCCGCGCACCTTCACCGCGCCGATCTCGGTGATCGCGTCGGCGCCGGGTTTGGTGCCGGTGGTCTCGAGATCGACCACGACGAAGGTGATCTCCCGCAGTTCCCGCTCCTCGTCCTCACCGCCGTGACCGGGTAATTCGAGGGCCAGCTGGGCCGATCGCGGTGGAGGAGTGGGCACGGCGAGCAGCGTAGGCGCGAGGTCCGACACGATCGCCGGATCGCGGTCTCCGATCCGAAGTCCACGATATGCAAGGTTCGGATTACACGAATATGCGAAAACGTGACGAGTAGCACAATCATTCGGAACGGCTATTGAATCGCGCCGTGCGTCGATGGAATTCGGTGTGCGCGGGAGTCGGTCCGCGCCGCCGCCGTCCCGGTGCAAATATGCGGACTGTTCGGTTGGTTCCTGGTTGTGCGGGCGGGTTGCCACATGCGGTTTCGTGGCATCGGCCCTGGTGGCCATTCGGCGCGGCGCGCCCGATCGCGTGGCCCGTGACCCGGCGGTATTCGCAGCCGTGGGAATGCTTCGTTATCGTTTTGTGATTCGTGTGAGTTATCTCGCAGCGTTCCGACCGGGGGCTCGTACTCGATCTCGATTCTCGGGGTCGGGGCTTTACAACACACCGTTATGTTCTCGTAACCTCCTCGAGACCTCGCGGAGTCCGACGCACCACCGGGTGCGGCGTCGTGAGGCAGATGAGGAGAACCGCATCATGGCGATCAAGCAACTGGTTGCGGCCGGAGCCGTGGGCGCAGCGACCCTCAGCGTGCTGCTGCTTCCGACGACCACCGCCACGGCCGCGCCGGTCACCGTACCCGGCGTCGGCACCATCGACGTGCCCGATCAGGTCCTCGGCGCGATCCCGCCGGGCGTGCAGATCCCGGGCATCGACCTGCCGTCGGCGCCGCAGCAGCAGTCGATCGGCCGGCGCGCCGCCGACGCCGCCCTGTCGAAGGTCGGCGCCCCGTACTCCTACGGCGCCGCCGGTCCGAACGCGTTCGACTGCTCGGGCCTGGTGAAGTGGGCCTATCAGCAGGCCGGTCGCGATCTGCCGCGCACCAGCTACGAACAGCTCGACGCGGGCGCCCCGGTCGCGATGGACGCGCTGCAGCCCGGTGACGTGATCTCCTTCTACGGCGGCAGCCACTCCGGCCTGTACGTGGGTGACGGCAATGTCGTGCACGCCTCCACCTACGGTCAGCCGGTGAAGGTCGCCCCGATCTCCTCGATGCCGGTCGCGGGCGCTCGCCGCTACTGACGTCTCCGCCCGGATCGGTGAATTCCCGGCTGTTTCGGTGCATTCCGTGCAGACCGGGCAGCCGATCCGGGCATTTCCGATCGATGGGCGTGATCGTTTCGTGGCCTGCTGGACATGGGCGGTCGCCGTTCCGTAACCTCATCGAGACCTTCGCAGTTACCGGGGCCAAATAGAACGGGGCACGGCAGGCCGTGACAGCGCACAGAGGCAACGCGCGACATGACAACAGAAAAGCCAGACGTCTGGTCGGCAGCTCACTCGCGGTGGGCGCACTGGTACTGGGGTCCGCGGCGATCGGTCCGGCGAGTGCCGATCCGGCGCCGGCGGAACAGCCGACCAGCGCGGGCGACGCCGTGCAGAAGCTGATCGAACTGTCGCATCAGTCCGAACAGCTCAACCAGCAGGCGCTGGCGGCGCAGGGCGATCTGGACGCCAAGCAGACGGTCGCCCGGGACGCGGACGCCAAACTCGGCGCCGCGACCCAGGCGGTCGAGGCGGCCAA
Encoded here:
- a CDS encoding cytochrome c oxidase subunit 3, whose translation is MTTAVGTPGSAITQRVHSLNRPNMVSVGTIIWLSSELMFFAGLFAMYFVARAQAHGNWPPEPTELNLKLAVPVTAVLIASSFTCQMGVFSAERGDVFGLRRWYVLTFFMGLFFVIGQGTEYHALYSEGTRIDSSIYGSVFFITTGFHGLHVIGGLIAFIFLLIRTKVSKFTPAQATAAIVVSYYWHFVDIVWIGLFATIYFVR
- a CDS encoding DEDD exonuclease domain-containing protein, whose translation is MPTPPPRSAQLALELPGHGGEDEERELREITFVVVDLETTGTKPGADAITEIGAVKVRGGEILGEFATLVDPGRAIPPQIVQITGITTAMVLRAPRIEAVLPGFLEFASGTVLVAHNARFDMSFLKAAALQCDAEWPDFPVLCTVQLARRILDRDEAPTVRLSALAQLLGASTRPTHRALDDARATVDVLHALFERVGNLGVQTLPELVDYLPEVTRRRRAKRVLAADLPAAPGVYLFRGPSDEVLYIGTAVNLRRRVRNYFTGSETRTRMREMVTLATRVDHVRCAHGLEAGVRELRLLVAHTPPYNRRSKFPQRAWWLTLTDEPFPRFAVGRTPTAYALGPFGSRAAAAEVGATVAEYSGLRTCTTRIPRGGVHGAQCPPAAVGGCPATVFGERAPAADYAAAPARVRDLFTGRDDAPLRAITDRIDEYVRAEHFEAAARLRDRTCVVVRALHRTQRLTALARIAELIAARPDGSGGWDFAVVRYGRLAAAGTAVRGVAPMPVVDGLVAAAETVRPARLATDQPRLPTGTDEFDSPDHPPLRGAPPEETAVIARWLDQPGTRIVRTTDGYREPRLGAGPWLSWAERAENAAQAESVAGEYLSRTSA
- a CDS encoding cytochrome c, which translates into the protein MSSSPPSAPDPTSPGVGGAENNQAIKTRKQRRMRRKFAGGLVLLMGLVGAGFAASALTPHAQVATADQDQSALIREGKQIYETSCITCHGANLQGVQDRGPSLIGVGEAAVYFQVSTGRMPAAGNGAQIQRKPPKFDARQTDALGAYVAANGGGPTVVRDPDGKIAQESLTEGADLGRGGELFRLNCASCHNFTGKGGALSSGKFAPPLTEATEQQIYTAMLTGPQNMPKFSDRQLSPEEKRDIVAYVKDRTESKPEAGYGLGGFGPATEGLALWVIGIVALVGSAMWIGSRS
- a CDS encoding Lrp/AsnC family transcriptional regulator → MITAIVLIHAEAARIPETAQALADLEGVTEVYSCAGDVDLIAVVRVRDHEQIAEVVTGRVNKTPGVLRTTTHIAFKSYSSADVEAGFSIGE
- a CDS encoding C40 family peptidase gives rise to the protein MAIKQLVAAGAVGAATLSVLLLPTTTATAAPVTVPGVGTIDVPDQVLGAIPPGVQIPGIDLPSAPQQQSIGRRAADAALSKVGAPYSYGAAGPNAFDCSGLVKWAYQQAGRDLPRTSYEQLDAGAPVAMDALQPGDVISFYGGSHSGLYVGDGNVVHASTYGQPVKVAPISSMPVAGARRY
- a CDS encoding cytochrome b — its product is MSPSKVVAQANEMDERYRAAAFVKRSINKVFPTHWSFLLGEIALYAFIILLLSGVYLTLFFDPSMVEVVYHGSYQPLRGVTMSRAYESALNISFEVRGGLFVRQVHHWAALIFAASIIIHLFRIFFTGAFRKPREANWVIGSLLLILAMFEGFFGYSLPDDLLSGTGLRAAFGGITMGIPLVGTWMHWLIFGGDFPGTIIIPRLYVAHILLFPGIMLALIAAHVAIVWYQKHTQFPGPGRTENNVVGARIVPVFAADQGAFFMFTLGIVAVMGGVLQINPIWNLGPYNPSQVSAGSQPDFYMMWTDGLARLMPPWELYLGRYTVPAPFWVALLMGLVFTVLIAYPWIEKRLTGDTVRHNIVQRPRDVPVRTAIGAMAIAFYAVATLACVNDIIALKFDVSLNATTWFFRIALLLAPPIAYFLAYRLCLGLQRSDRAVLEHGIETGVIKRLPHGEYIEVHQPLGPVDDHGHPVPLEYQGAPVPKKMNKLGSAGKPGSGSFLRADPPAEADALLEAEHEAEHKQLEVLASHQEEIVSGGGKHSH
- a CDS encoding ubiquinol-cytochrome c reductase iron-sulfur subunit, whose translation is MSRPEDGGGTAEVNLEPTEEQLDAMSTDELVELGTARDGVKVVYRAPRWPVPGTRAEKRAERQVALWFLISALAGLALIVVFIAWPWEYKGRHQDGNGLYSLATPLYGLLLGVAVLAIGVAAVLIRKKFVPNEISIQTRHDGPSDEVDRRTLGAQLSDALETSTLGRRKMITRTAGLGAGVLGIGALFVFVGGMIKNPWAKGMKSPLWVSGWTPDYPGQTVFLRKDTGRPEDIVLVRPEDLDAGGMETVFPWKEEWRGNEEETLQSLRGIRNAVMLIRLRTADAEKAIKRRGQESFNFGDYFAYSKICTHLGCPTSLFEQQTNRILCPCHQSQFSATEWGKPVFGPAARALPQLPITVNSEGFLVANGDFIEPLGPAFWERRS